In Candidatus Macondimonas diazotrophica, a genomic segment contains:
- a CDS encoding coniferyl aldehyde dehydrogenase, giving the protein MSTPQPTAIRPPPLTEVQTRANPYQPILDRQRRALREQGFPDVTRRVAALEALARSIGAHADELVRAVQADFGHRSPHETIASEVLGALAEIRLTKGKIKGWAKPKRPPLLSGLPGGRIYYQPKGVVGIMGAWNYPVMLVLSPLIGALAAGNHVMIKPPDMTPRTAEVLKRMLGEIFDASYVTVVTGDVQAAIDFSALPFDHLMYTGNTEIGRRVMMAAARNLTPVTLELGGKSPTVITDDYPLDKAANRILLGKGVNAGQTCIAPDYVLISRHRQQAFLEAWTRAVSQRYPTLADNPDVTWIINDRHYNRLQAMIEDARAKGAQVHEINPAGEAIPESKRVIAPTVITGVTDDMRVMQEEIFGPILPIRAVDSLNEALDYIMDRPRPLALYYFDEDRGRAERVMAETISGGACVNDTVVHLANFNMPFGGTGDSGAGAYHGFWGFTEFSHKKSVQFQSKRFSPAQFIRGPYPVKAYGYLQRAVRFLS; this is encoded by the coding sequence ATGAGCACCCCCCAACCCACCGCGATCCGGCCGCCACCACTGACGGAGGTCCAAACGCGGGCCAATCCTTATCAACCGATTCTCGACAGACAGCGTCGCGCCCTACGCGAGCAGGGTTTTCCGGATGTCACACGGCGGGTCGCCGCACTGGAAGCCCTGGCGCGCAGCATCGGTGCCCACGCCGATGAATTGGTGCGAGCCGTGCAGGCCGACTTCGGCCACCGCTCACCGCATGAGACCATTGCCAGCGAAGTGTTGGGCGCGCTGGCCGAAATTCGCCTCACGAAAGGCAAGATCAAGGGCTGGGCCAAGCCCAAGCGCCCGCCGCTGCTGTCGGGCCTTCCCGGCGGGCGGATCTACTATCAACCCAAGGGCGTCGTCGGCATCATGGGCGCCTGGAACTACCCCGTCATGTTGGTGCTTTCCCCGCTGATCGGCGCACTCGCCGCCGGCAACCATGTCATGATCAAGCCGCCGGACATGACCCCGCGCACGGCCGAGGTGCTCAAGCGCATGCTGGGGGAAATCTTCGATGCGTCCTACGTAACGGTAGTCACCGGAGATGTGCAGGCCGCCATCGATTTCTCCGCCCTGCCCTTCGATCATCTGATGTACACCGGCAACACCGAAATCGGCCGACGCGTAATGATGGCCGCGGCGCGCAATCTGACGCCGGTCACGCTTGAACTCGGCGGCAAGTCACCGACCGTCATTACCGATGACTACCCCCTGGACAAGGCAGCCAACCGCATCCTGCTCGGCAAGGGGGTCAATGCGGGGCAGACTTGTATCGCGCCCGACTATGTGCTGATTTCCCGTCATCGCCAGCAGGCCTTCCTCGAGGCCTGGACCCGGGCGGTCAGCCAGCGCTATCCCACTTTGGCCGACAACCCGGACGTCACTTGGATCATCAACGATCGCCACTACAACCGCCTGCAGGCCATGATCGAAGACGCGCGCGCCAAGGGCGCCCAAGTGCACGAAATCAACCCGGCCGGCGAAGCCATCCCCGAAAGCAAACGCGTCATCGCGCCGACCGTCATCACCGGCGTCACCGACGACATGCGCGTCATGCAGGAAGAAATCTTCGGACCGATATTGCCCATCCGTGCGGTGGACAGCCTGAACGAAGCCCTCGATTACATTATGGACCGTCCGCGCCCGCTGGCGCTGTATTACTTCGATGAGGATCGAGGACGAGCCGAACGGGTCATGGCCGAAACCATCTCGGGCGGGGCCTGCGTCAACGACACCGTTGTGCATCTGGCCAACTTCAACATGCCCTTCGGCGGCACAGGGGACAGCGGCGCAGGGGCCTACCATGGATTCTGGGGATTCACGGAGTTCTCCCACAAAAAATCGGTGCAATTCCAGAGCAAGCGCTTTTCCCCCGCCCAGTTCATCCGCGGCCCCTACCCCGTCAAGGCTTATGGGTATCTCCAGCGCGCAGTGCGCTTTTTGAGCTGA
- a CDS encoding AAA family ATPase: MSLERFASVDAIVEDFAAMDYICSRRIATCLFVAHHLGRPILVEGPAGVGKTELAKTVARYLEQPLVRLQCYEGLDESKAIYEWKYGKQLLYIQLLKEKLHEVMGDAVTLEAATARLHAHEDVFFSEHFLEPRPLLKALQEPEGCVLLVDEVDKSDQEFEALLLEILSDFQVTVPEIGTIAAQHRPFVLLTSNNTREMSDALKRRCLHLYIPYPDAALERRIVGVRVPGIDEALRDQLVAFIQRIRQVDLKKHPSVSETVDWARVLVLMHADALEESLVRETLSVFLKFEEDIRRVEQEMTTLLHESRTVVTG; the protein is encoded by the coding sequence GTGAGTTTGGAACGTTTCGCCAGCGTCGACGCCATCGTCGAGGATTTTGCCGCGATGGACTATATCTGCAGTCGTCGCATCGCGACCTGTCTGTTCGTGGCGCATCATCTGGGCCGTCCCATCCTGGTCGAAGGCCCCGCGGGAGTCGGCAAGACCGAGCTGGCCAAGACCGTGGCGCGCTATCTGGAGCAGCCGCTGGTGCGTCTGCAGTGCTATGAAGGGCTCGACGAATCCAAGGCGATCTATGAATGGAAATACGGCAAGCAGTTGCTCTATATCCAGTTGCTGAAAGAGAAACTGCACGAGGTGATGGGCGACGCCGTGACGCTGGAGGCGGCGACCGCCCGCCTGCATGCGCATGAGGATGTGTTCTTCTCCGAGCACTTTCTCGAACCCCGTCCGCTGCTGAAGGCTTTGCAGGAACCCGAGGGCTGCGTCCTGCTGGTCGACGAGGTGGACAAGTCGGATCAGGAATTCGAGGCACTGCTGCTCGAGATTCTGTCGGATTTCCAGGTCACGGTGCCCGAAATCGGGACCATTGCCGCGCAGCATCGCCCGTTCGTGCTGCTCACCAGCAACAACACCCGCGAGATGAGCGATGCGCTCAAGCGTCGCTGTCTGCATCTGTACATTCCCTATCCCGACGCAGCACTGGAACGGCGCATCGTGGGCGTGCGCGTGCCGGGGATCGACGAGGCGCTGCGCGATCAGTTGGTTGCCTTCATTCAGCGCATCCGCCAAGTCGATCTCAAGAAACATCCGTCGGTCAGCGAGACGGTGGACTGGGCACGTGTGCTGGTGCTGATGCATGCCGACGCGCTGGAGGAAAGCCTGGTGCGCGAAACCTTGAGCGTGTTCCTGAAGTTCGAGGAGGACATTCGCCGTGTCGAACAGGAGATGACAACGCTGCTTCATGAGTCCCGCACCGTCGTGACGGGCTGA
- the ilvD gene encoding dihydroxy-acid dehydratase, translating into MARNARSHHLTQGPQRTPNRALFRATGFTDTDFDKPVVGIANGFNTTAPCNMGLNTLAARADWALREAGAMPQRFGTIAVSGGVSMGTPGARYALVSREVVADSIETVCDGQLMDGLLAIGAGDNDIPGALMAIARLNIPAVFVHGGTMKPGHLHGRDLSIVSAIEAVGAYGAQRIDLHTLLDIERHACPGAGGGMSAANTMAAAAEALGMSLARSSTGAAEDAETADNAGASARALMRAIDLNLRPRDLLTREAFENAIALVMAIGGSTDAVLHLLAIAHAAEVPLSIDDFEAIRRKVPVLCDLKPAGRYMTTDFHRAGGVPQVLRLLLDHGLLHGDSRTISGRTLAETLAIIPGEPDPQQAVIRPWRDPVHSEGSVAVFRGNLAPGGAVAWIAGITSRSLTGPARIFDSEQAALAAILDHRIHAGDVIVIRGQGPQGGPGMCALMIVTSILVATGLGHQVGLITDGRVSSDPHSLVVGHITPEAAVGGPIALLQESDSITIDIDHQRLDVQLSEADLASRQAQWHQPAETAKPGAVLTKYAKLVSSASEGAVTR; encoded by the coding sequence ATGGCCCGCAATGCACGCAGTCATCACCTGACCCAAGGACCACAGCGCACCCCGAACCGGGCCTTGTTCCGCGCAACCGGCTTTACGGATACTGACTTCGACAAGCCCGTGGTGGGCATTGCCAACGGCTTCAACACAACGGCCCCATGCAACATGGGCCTGAACACACTCGCCGCGCGCGCAGACTGGGCGCTTCGCGAGGCCGGGGCCATGCCGCAACGCTTCGGAACCATCGCCGTTTCCGGCGGCGTTTCCATGGGGACCCCGGGGGCGCGCTACGCGCTGGTGTCACGCGAGGTCGTTGCCGATTCCATCGAAACAGTCTGCGATGGCCAGCTCATGGATGGGCTGCTGGCCATCGGCGCCGGTGACAACGACATCCCAGGCGCCCTGATGGCGATCGCCCGCCTCAACATCCCTGCGGTCTTCGTCCATGGCGGGACCATGAAGCCGGGCCACCTTCATGGTCGTGACCTGAGTATCGTCAGTGCCATCGAAGCCGTCGGCGCCTACGGTGCCCAAAGGATCGATTTGCACACATTGCTGGACATCGAACGCCATGCCTGCCCCGGCGCCGGTGGCGGGATGTCCGCCGCCAACACCATGGCGGCCGCAGCCGAAGCGCTCGGGATGAGTCTGGCGCGCTCCTCGACCGGGGCGGCCGAAGACGCTGAAACGGCGGACAACGCGGGCGCCTCCGCCCGGGCCTTGATGCGGGCGATCGATCTGAACCTCCGGCCGCGCGATCTGCTCACCCGTGAGGCTTTCGAGAATGCCATCGCGCTGGTCATGGCGATCGGCGGCTCGACCGATGCGGTCCTGCACCTGCTTGCCATTGCCCATGCTGCCGAGGTGCCGCTGAGCATCGATGATTTCGAGGCGATTCGGCGCAAGGTGCCGGTTTTGTGTGACCTCAAGCCGGCAGGTCGATACATGACGACCGATTTTCATCGTGCGGGCGGGGTTCCGCAGGTCCTGCGTTTGCTGCTCGATCATGGTTTGCTGCATGGGGACTCACGCACCATTTCCGGCCGGACCCTGGCCGAAACACTCGCGATCATCCCCGGCGAACCCGACCCACAACAAGCTGTCATTCGCCCTTGGCGCGATCCCGTTCACTCCGAAGGTTCGGTGGCCGTTTTTCGGGGGAATCTCGCGCCCGGGGGCGCTGTCGCCTGGATTGCGGGTATCACATCGCGCAGCCTCACCGGACCGGCGCGGATCTTCGATTCGGAGCAAGCAGCCCTGGCTGCGATTCTCGACCACCGAATCCATGCGGGCGATGTCATCGTCATTCGTGGTCAGGGCCCGCAAGGCGGTCCGGGGATGTGTGCACTCATGATCGTCACATCGATCCTCGTCGCGACCGGTTTGGGCCATCAGGTGGGCTTGATCACCGATGGACGCGTCTCGAGCGATCCCCATAGCCTGGTTGTGGGCCACATCACCCCGGAAGCGGCCGTCGGTGGCCCCATTGCGCTGCTCCAGGAGAGCGACTCCATCACCATCGATATCGACCATCAGCGCCTTGACGTTCAACTAAGTGAAGCCGATCTGGCCAGCCGACAGGCCCAGTGGCATCAACCCGCGGAAACTGCGAAGCCAGGCGCCGTGCTGACCAAATACGCCAAACTGGTCTCCAGCGCCAGTGAAGGCGCGGTGACCCGTTGA
- a CDS encoding VWA domain-containing protein, translated as MDRVLADFIQAVRGAQVRVSVAEALEAHEVVRVLGYGDREVLREGLGVTLAKTVDEKARFFAAFDRYFTAEAFADADHQDYLATDEGAIAPESESEASTLVEQLLRGDRAGLMSSLREAVREVGVSEMTLFTQRGVVMQRLTARMGLDRLDQELAQLERSGQGSSDRARRLREGRAYLIDQMKTFVQQQVALYTGASGEALREQALSERRLNKLEEDDIARMTELTQRLARRLARQHARRARRARRGQLDVRRTLRRNMGFDGELFNIHWRRIRVDRPRVVVICDVSRSVSDYTRFLLLFLHSLSEVMDRIRSFTFCADVVEVTDIFDEQPVATALEAAQAAAPVGPTDYGRTLAHLVERHLDAFTPRTTVLFLGDARNNLGDPRADLLKLIGQRSRHLIWLNPEPFVTWNTGDSIIATYQPLCHVVRECATLKQLEEAVNQMLRLTTRAV; from the coding sequence ATGGATCGGGTACTGGCCGATTTCATCCAGGCGGTACGTGGCGCACAGGTGCGGGTATCCGTCGCCGAGGCCCTGGAGGCGCACGAGGTGGTGCGGGTGCTGGGCTACGGTGACCGCGAGGTGCTGCGCGAAGGTCTGGGCGTGACGCTGGCCAAGACCGTGGACGAAAAGGCGCGATTCTTTGCGGCCTTCGATCGTTACTTCACGGCGGAGGCCTTCGCCGATGCGGATCATCAGGACTATCTGGCGACCGACGAGGGAGCAATCGCCCCCGAGAGCGAAAGCGAGGCATCGACACTGGTCGAGCAGCTCTTGCGCGGCGATCGCGCCGGGCTGATGTCGAGCCTGCGCGAGGCGGTGCGCGAGGTGGGGGTGAGCGAGATGACGCTGTTCACCCAGCGTGGGGTGGTCATGCAGAGGCTCACCGCCCGTATGGGACTCGATCGACTCGATCAGGAACTGGCGCAGCTCGAGCGCAGCGGGCAGGGCAGCTCGGATCGTGCCCGCCGGCTGCGCGAGGGGCGGGCCTACCTGATCGATCAGATGAAGACCTTCGTTCAGCAACAGGTGGCCCTGTATACCGGCGCTTCGGGCGAGGCCTTGCGCGAACAGGCATTGTCGGAGCGGCGGCTCAACAAGCTGGAAGAAGACGACATCGCCCGCATGACCGAACTGACCCAGCGTCTGGCGCGGCGTCTGGCGCGCCAGCATGCACGCCGAGCGCGCCGAGCCCGGCGTGGCCAGCTCGATGTCCGCCGCACCCTGCGCCGCAACATGGGCTTCGATGGTGAGCTGTTCAACATCCATTGGCGGCGCATCCGCGTCGATCGACCGCGTGTGGTGGTGATCTGCGATGTGAGTCGCTCGGTCTCCGATTACACGCGCTTTTTGCTGCTGTTCCTGCATTCCCTGAGCGAGGTGATGGATCGCATCCGCAGCTTCACGTTCTGCGCCGATGTGGTGGAAGTCACCGACATCTTCGATGAACAACCGGTGGCGACCGCGCTGGAGGCCGCGCAGGCGGCAGCGCCCGTCGGTCCGACTGACTACGGGCGCACGCTCGCGCATCTGGTGGAGCGACATCTGGATGCCTTCACGCCACGCACGACCGTTCTGTTCCTCGGTGATGCGCGCAACAATCTGGGCGATCCGCGCGCCGATCTGCTCAAGCTCATCGGTCAGCGCAGTCGCCATCTGATCTGGCTCAATCCGGAGCCATTCGTGACCTGGAACACTGGTGACTCGATCATTGCAACCTACCAGCCGCTGTGCCATGTGGTGCGCGAATGCGCCACCCTCAAGCAGCTGGAAGAGGCTGTCAATCAGATGCTGCGTCTGACGACGCGGGCCGTCTGA
- a CDS encoding acyl-CoA dehydrogenase family protein encodes MTGLFSSCWLRSDLADAVTTQLPELPAPAEGFPWTWWQAVAANGLIRISSPVSTDADGGDALSLSALAERLGRANWPAGPALAVLFEAWVAGHYFAVADGDPERTAVRDALIQGRQLVAVATSEPGVGANPKYLSTHAGRIGDTWRLSGVKSPVTHGAEAAVFLVLAVTARHAGRQQFSLFAVPRAAAGVTVENVTAPVSLWPASHARVHFSEVMLPASALLGAEGSALTEWAKPFRLGEQAFLLAYALGLAGRLGDAIAASGKVVAGELGQAMAPVAALAATLSHLAACPASDGRHEAMLTGALGQLKIAQAGLVSLARQAGLAPGDVSALQHVSFFLLRGESRGHDRLGRQLLDQTMTQGV; translated from the coding sequence ATGACGGGTTTGTTTTCCTCCTGCTGGCTGAGGTCGGATCTGGCCGATGCCGTTACCACGCAATTGCCCGAACTCCCGGCGCCCGCTGAAGGCTTTCCGTGGACATGGTGGCAGGCCGTCGCGGCCAACGGCTTGATCAGGATCAGTTCGCCGGTTTCGACAGACGCCGACGGCGGCGATGCGCTTTCACTTTCGGCGCTGGCGGAGCGGCTCGGGCGTGCGAATTGGCCGGCCGGACCGGCGCTTGCCGTGTTGTTCGAAGCGTGGGTGGCCGGCCATTATTTCGCGGTCGCCGATGGCGACCCGGAACGGACCGCGGTGCGCGATGCGCTGATTCAGGGCCGGCAACTGGTGGCGGTCGCCACGTCAGAACCCGGGGTCGGGGCCAACCCCAAGTATCTGTCCACTCATGCCGGCCGAATCGGCGATACGTGGCGATTGTCCGGGGTCAAGTCACCGGTGACCCATGGCGCGGAAGCTGCCGTCTTTCTGGTCCTGGCGGTCACGGCGCGCCACGCTGGCCGGCAACAATTTTCCCTCTTCGCGGTGCCGCGCGCGGCTGCGGGTGTGACCGTGGAAAACGTGACCGCCCCGGTTTCACTGTGGCCGGCCAGTCATGCCCGTGTGCACTTTTCCGAAGTGATGCTGCCGGCCTCGGCCCTGCTGGGGGCGGAAGGCAGCGCGTTGACGGAATGGGCCAAACCGTTTCGCTTGGGTGAGCAAGCCTTCCTCCTGGCGTATGCCCTGGGATTGGCCGGCCGGCTGGGCGATGCCATTGCCGCGAGCGGCAAGGTGGTGGCCGGGGAACTGGGGCAGGCCATGGCACCGGTCGCGGCGCTGGCGGCGACGCTGAGTCATCTTGCTGCGTGTCCGGCTTCGGATGGGCGGCATGAGGCCATGCTCACCGGAGCTTTGGGGCAGCTCAAGATCGCGCAGGCGGGTCTGGTCTCTCTGGCGCGACAGGCCGGTCTGGCGCCCGGCGACGTCAGTGCGCTGCAACACGTCAGTTTTTTTCTGCTGCGGGGTGAATCCCGTGGCCACGACCGATTGGGCCGTCAACTGCTCGATCAGACCATGACACAGGGAGTGTGA